From the genome of Spinacia oleracea cultivar Varoflay chromosome 2, BTI_SOV_V1, whole genome shotgun sequence, one region includes:
- the LOC110775259 gene encoding gamma-soluble NSF attachment protein has product MTSSDPEKLMAKADKMTKLSFTRWNADWKNAAVLYEQAGISLRVGKHYEKAKLAFEKASKGQEMLSSPWDAARHMESAAAMAKEIGSWNEVADFYRRASELYIECGRSQPASDAVAKGARALEESLPEEAVNLYINACDILEEDEKEQMAFDLYRAAASVYIKLEKYEDAATVLLRWGLAADKCNAKNSQCKAYLSAIIVYLYIHDLKQAEQCYNDCLQTDAFMGSDQFRSASKLLSAYREGDTEEIKRVGQSSIISNLDHVIIRLARKLPTGELNAFQAGAAREEEGDELDEDNLV; this is encoded by the coding sequence ATGACAAGTTCAGATCCTGAAAAGCTGATGGCCAAAGCTGACAAGATGACTAAGCTAAGTTTTACTAGATGGAACGCTGATTGGAAGAATGCAGCGGTTTTATATGAACAAGCTGGTATTTCCCTCAGGGTTGGTAAACATTACGAGAAAGCAAAGTTAGCTTTTGAGAAAGCATCCAAGGGACAGGAGATGCTCTCCTCACCTTGGGATGCAGCTAGACATATGGAATCTGCAGCTGCGATGGCAAAGGAGATAGGTAGCTGGAATGAGGTTGCTGACTTTTATAGAAGGGCTTCAGAGTTGTATATTGAATGTGGAAGATCACAGCCTGCATCAGATGCTGTTGCAAAAGGTGCCCGTGCATTGGAAGAGTCTTTGCCCGAGGAAGCTGTCAATTTATACATAAATGCTTGTGATATTCTTGAAGAAGACGAAAAGGAGCAGATGGCCTTTGACTTATATAGAGCTGCCGCCAGTGTTTATATAAAACTTGAGAAGTATGAAGATGCTGCGACAGTCTTACTTCGGTGGGGATTAGCAGCTGATAAGTGCAATGCTAAAAATAGCCAATGCAAGGCTTATCTTAGTGCCATAATTGTTTACCTCTACATTCATGACTTGAAACAAGCAGAGCAGTGTTACAATGATTGTTTACAAACTGATGCTTTTATGGGTAGTGATCAATTTCGTTCTGCTAGTAAACTTCTATCTGCTTATAGAGAAGGAGATACTGAAGAAATTAAACGTGTGGGGCAATCTAGCATCATTTCGAATTTGGACCATGTGATAATCAGGCTTGCTAGGAAATTGCCAACTGGGGAACTGAATGCATTTCAGGCTGGAGCTGCTAGGGAAGAAGAGGGAGATGAACTTGATGAAGATAACCTTGTCTAG